Proteins encoded within one genomic window of Streptomyces profundus:
- a CDS encoding DUF6531 domain-containing protein yields the protein MERDPTPGDPEEVRELADELQVFADDVGEALGRIRGLASERAVLDWAGLSADAFRGEFDGVPGNLTKLEQSYSLCAGALRAYWPKLQAAQGMADRALDRAISAQVDLGSAQSALGDATDWVGRAGEEAERLQRAGEWENVEPPDEAEVRDAARDRQAADAAATAAQGRVDDAEERLSAARQLAQDAQEMREEAARQCAQGIDEASDAGIQNRRWWEKAINWVTENWDTFVEACKVIVAVLGLVVMIIGGPLAWVVLAAALVVLADTLVKFAQGKVGLLDVVFAALDCIPGMKGITTAAGLARGLRSAGRVGLRGMSQGLRGAARSGRRMVTEGARGAYNRTRDIVRNVATDPVDMATGAMYLPQTDLVLPGTLPLAFRRRVESGYHAGRWFGPSWASTVDQRLEIDDEGVVFVTEDGLLLVYPMPPEPDVPVYPDEGSSLALRRQSDGGWTVSDSLTGHVRRFASQERGIAPLMSLSDRNGATTSFLHDEDGTPTRIRHSAGYELRLTTDEGRVTALKLVDPDDGSLTTIRRYEYEAGNLVAVVGPSDASFRLSYDERLRVTSWTDSNGRSYFYRYDERDRCVAQRGEEDHLSLAFAYDIQDAAWPDHRVTISTSAGGSVRRFVIDDSCRVVAETDACGGITRTEYDARNRVTARIDAAGGISRYAYSEAGQPLSETSADGATVEFEADPVARVVTVAEEDGAQWSRRFDERGNCTSVTDPSGVVTHYAYSDLGHLASVTDPLGATTTIRCNDAGLPVEITDPLGNRTIQRYDAFGRRTEVVDPLGAITRTEWALDGKPARLTRPDGSSETWDYDGEGNCLRHTDAAGQTTSYEYTHFDVPASRTTPDGVRHSFTYDSALRLVSVTAEDGLVWRYEYDANGRVVAEEDWDGRRVTFRRDLLGRIVERTNALGQSVAYTYDAAGRTATKTVADVVTEYTYSPGGALLRAVAPDCDVAFERDALGRVTAETVNGHVLRFALDAAGQRVERITPGGAHSRYKRDAAGNLTGLTTVGRALTFTHDGRGRQLSRSLGERFTLAQQWGPDGTLVNQTLLNPTGTVQRRDYGYRADGALTEVDDLLRGDVTFTLDTASRITSVQAPNWSESYAYNALGDQAHATWPVRQAGSDSSGDRTSHGTTLTRAGSTRYAYDAVGRLVEKHTSDGVWYYAWDAEDRLTSLTTPTGACWRYHYDPFGRRLSKTLGADEDEIAEMTVFTWDGETLVEESRTDGTTNSTVTLSWEHENGHVLSQAERRVDSLSGAELDSRFFGIVTDQVGTPTELVDENGGIAWRARATLWGVTAWPAESHAYTPLRFPGQYHDLESGLHYNRYRYYDPAVARFLSPDPLGLEPAPNPFTYPYNPHLFVDPLGLSPYGGFRGRMRAWFGGDRVRQEAVDQQMRAARTPTRLGDLEGIELPDIGTDPMKEGIMRSMGDEQLLEAINDPDGIGHVVTLGEDSVSQGNHRINEALSRMNNPRHPGITPDTEILVLGDRWDDAS from the coding sequence ATGGAGCGGGATCCAACGCCTGGTGACCCGGAGGAAGTACGGGAGCTGGCTGACGAGTTACAGGTGTTCGCCGACGATGTCGGGGAGGCGTTGGGCAGGATCCGTGGGTTGGCGTCCGAGCGTGCTGTCCTGGATTGGGCGGGGCTTTCGGCGGATGCCTTCCGTGGCGAGTTCGACGGGGTTCCGGGCAATCTGACGAAGCTGGAGCAGAGTTATTCCCTCTGTGCGGGGGCGCTGCGTGCCTACTGGCCGAAGCTTCAGGCGGCTCAGGGGATGGCGGATCGCGCGCTGGACCGGGCGATCTCCGCCCAAGTCGACCTCGGTAGCGCCCAGTCGGCCCTCGGCGACGCGACGGACTGGGTCGGCCGTGCCGGTGAGGAGGCGGAGCGGCTTCAGCGGGCGGGGGAGTGGGAGAACGTCGAGCCGCCGGATGAGGCGGAGGTGCGGGACGCGGCGCGGGATCGGCAGGCCGCCGACGCGGCAGCGACCGCCGCCCAAGGACGGGTCGATGACGCTGAGGAACGCCTCTCCGCCGCACGCCAACTCGCCCAGGACGCACAGGAGATGCGCGAGGAAGCTGCCCGGCAGTGCGCGCAGGGCATTGATGAAGCCTCCGACGCCGGTATTCAGAACCGGCGTTGGTGGGAGAAGGCCATCAACTGGGTGACGGAGAACTGGGACACCTTCGTCGAGGCATGCAAGGTGATCGTGGCGGTCCTCGGCCTCGTCGTGATGATCATCGGTGGCCCGTTGGCGTGGGTGGTGCTGGCCGCCGCCCTCGTCGTCCTCGCCGACACCCTCGTCAAGTTCGCCCAGGGCAAGGTCGGGCTGCTCGACGTCGTGTTCGCCGCGCTCGACTGTATCCCCGGGATGAAGGGGATCACGACGGCCGCCGGCCTGGCACGCGGTCTCCGGTCTGCCGGCAGGGTCGGGCTGCGTGGCATGTCCCAGGGACTGCGCGGTGCGGCAAGGAGCGGTCGCCGCATGGTCACCGAAGGGGCGCGCGGTGCCTACAACCGCACCCGGGACATCGTGCGCAACGTGGCGACCGACCCCGTGGACATGGCCACGGGCGCCATGTATCTGCCCCAGACCGACCTGGTGCTGCCCGGTACTCTGCCGCTGGCGTTCCGTCGTCGGGTCGAGTCGGGATACCACGCGGGCCGGTGGTTCGGCCCTTCCTGGGCGTCCACCGTCGACCAGCGTCTTGAGATCGATGACGAGGGCGTGGTGTTCGTCACCGAGGACGGGCTGCTGCTCGTCTATCCCATGCCGCCGGAACCCGACGTTCCCGTCTATCCCGACGAAGGGTCGTCCCTTGCGCTGAGAAGGCAGTCGGACGGCGGCTGGACGGTGTCCGACTCGCTGACGGGGCATGTCAGACGTTTCGCGAGCCAGGAGCGCGGCATCGCTCCTTTGATGTCCCTGTCCGACCGCAACGGTGCGACGACCAGCTTCCTTCATGACGAGGACGGGACGCCGACACGCATCCGGCACTCGGCGGGTTACGAGTTGCGGCTCACCACCGACGAGGGGCGTGTCACCGCGCTCAAGCTGGTTGATCCGGATGACGGCTCGCTCACGACGATCCGTCGCTACGAGTACGAGGCAGGCAACCTCGTCGCGGTCGTCGGGCCGTCCGACGCGTCATTCCGGCTGAGCTATGACGAGCGGCTCCGGGTCACGTCCTGGACGGACAGCAATGGCCGTTCGTACTTCTACCGCTATGACGAGCGGGATCGATGCGTGGCGCAGCGGGGTGAGGAAGACCATCTGTCGTTGGCCTTCGCCTACGACATCCAGGACGCGGCCTGGCCCGACCACCGCGTCACCATCTCCACCAGCGCCGGCGGCTCCGTGCGGCGTTTTGTCATCGACGACTCCTGTCGGGTCGTTGCGGAGACGGACGCCTGCGGCGGCATCACCAGGACTGAGTACGACGCGCGGAACCGCGTGACCGCACGTATCGACGCTGCGGGGGGCATCAGCAGGTACGCCTACAGCGAGGCCGGGCAGCCTCTCTCCGAAACCAGTGCTGACGGCGCGACGGTCGAATTCGAGGCCGATCCCGTGGCGCGCGTCGTCACGGTGGCTGAGGAGGACGGCGCCCAGTGGTCGCGTCGGTTCGACGAGCGGGGCAACTGCACGAGCGTGACGGATCCGTCCGGAGTCGTGACGCACTACGCCTACAGCGATCTCGGGCATCTCGCGAGCGTCACCGATCCCCTCGGGGCCACCACGACCATTCGCTGCAACGACGCGGGGCTGCCGGTCGAGATCACCGATCCGTTGGGTAATCGCACCATTCAGCGGTACGACGCCTTCGGTCGACGCACAGAAGTCGTGGACCCGCTCGGCGCGATCACCCGCACCGAGTGGGCGTTGGACGGGAAGCCCGCCCGCCTGACGCGTCCGGACGGATCGTCGGAGACATGGGACTACGACGGCGAAGGCAACTGCCTGCGGCACACCGATGCCGCCGGCCAGACCACCTCGTACGAGTACACGCACTTCGACGTTCCGGCCTCTCGCACTACACCGGATGGCGTCCGGCACTCCTTCACCTACGACTCCGCGCTGCGTCTCGTCTCCGTCACCGCGGAGGACGGGCTTGTCTGGCGGTACGAGTACGACGCCAACGGCCGGGTCGTCGCGGAGGAGGACTGGGACGGGCGCCGCGTCACCTTCCGCCGTGACCTGCTCGGACGCATCGTCGAACGAACCAACGCGTTGGGCCAGAGCGTCGCCTACACCTATGACGCGGCAGGGCGCACGGCGACGAAGACGGTGGCGGACGTCGTCACCGAGTACACCTACAGCCCAGGCGGAGCGCTGCTGCGCGCCGTCGCCCCTGATTGCGATGTCGCCTTCGAGCGTGACGCGCTGGGACGAGTCACCGCCGAGACCGTCAATGGCCATGTCCTGCGCTTCGCGCTGGACGCCGCGGGGCAGCGCGTGGAACGGATCACCCCTGGTGGCGCCCACAGCCGGTACAAGCGCGACGCCGCCGGCAACCTGACCGGGCTCACCACCGTCGGACGGGCCCTCACCTTCACCCACGACGGACGAGGCAGGCAACTCTCCCGCAGCCTCGGGGAACGCTTCACCCTCGCCCAGCAGTGGGGGCCGGACGGCACCCTCGTCAACCAAACCCTGCTGAACCCGACGGGCACCGTTCAGCGCCGTGACTACGGCTACCGGGCGGACGGCGCTCTGACCGAGGTCGACGACCTCCTCCGTGGTGACGTCACCTTCACCCTCGACACCGCCTCCCGCATCACCAGCGTGCAGGCGCCCAACTGGAGCGAGAGCTACGCCTACAACGCGTTGGGCGACCAGGCACACGCCACCTGGCCGGTTCGCCAGGCGGGGAGCGACAGTTCCGGCGACCGGACGAGTCACGGCACCACGCTCACCCGAGCGGGCTCCACGCGTTACGCGTACGACGCCGTTGGCCGGCTCGTCGAGAAGCACACCTCGGACGGTGTCTGGTACTACGCGTGGGACGCGGAGGACCGACTCACCTCCTTGACCACGCCGACCGGTGCGTGCTGGCGTTACCACTACGACCCCTTCGGGCGACGGCTCTCCAAGACCCTCGGCGCCGACGAGGACGAGATCGCCGAGATGACCGTATTCACCTGGGACGGCGAGACCCTGGTCGAGGAGTCCAGAACGGACGGGACGACCAACAGCACGGTCACGCTCTCCTGGGAGCACGAGAACGGGCACGTCCTGAGTCAGGCCGAACGTCGGGTCGACTCCCTCTCCGGGGCCGAGCTCGACAGCCGGTTCTTCGGCATTGTCACCGACCAGGTCGGGACGCCCACCGAACTCGTCGACGAGAACGGCGGCATAGCCTGGCGCGCCCGCGCCACGCTCTGGGGAGTCACGGCCTGGCCGGCCGAAAGCCACGCGTACACTCCGCTGCGCTTCCCGGGCCAGTACCACGACCTCGAAAGCGGACTCCACTACAACCGCTACCGCTACTACGACCCGGCGGTGGCACGCTTCCTCTCACCCGACCCGCTCGGCCTGGAACCGGCCCCCAACCCGTTCACGTACCCATACAACCCGCACCTTTTCGTCGATCCGCTCGGCCTGTCGCCCTACGGTGGCTTCCGAGGCCGGATGAGAGCCTGGTTCGGTGGTGACAGGGTCCGACAGGAGGCTGTCGATCAGCAGATGCGTGCGGCCCGTACACCGACACGGCTAGGAGACCTGGAAGGGATTGAACTTCCCGACATAGGAACTGACCCTATGAAGGAGGGGATCATGCGCAGCATGGGTGACGAGCAGCTCCTCGAAGCCATCAACGACCCGGACGGCATCGGTCATGTGGTCACGCTGGGGGAGGACTCGGTCTCACAGGGAAACCATCGGATCAACGAGGCGCTCTCTCGGATGAACAACCCACGACATCCGGGGATCACGCCCGACACGGAGATTCTGGTGCTCGGCGACAGATGGGACGACGCTTCGTGA
- the cas2e gene encoding type I-E CRISPR-associated endoribonuclease Cas2e, whose protein sequence is MASMIMISATAVPDHLRGALSRWLLEVTPQLYVGTVSARVRDELWTSVSASIADGLAVLAYPDANEQGFSLRTAGTRRRHPLDFDGLTLIGFRKESQESMKPL, encoded by the coding sequence ATGGCATCCATGATCATGATCTCGGCGACGGCGGTCCCCGACCACCTCCGGGGCGCCCTCAGCCGCTGGCTGCTGGAAGTCACCCCACAGCTCTACGTCGGCACCGTCTCGGCCCGCGTCCGCGACGAACTGTGGACCTCGGTCTCCGCCAGCATCGCCGACGGCCTGGCCGTCCTGGCCTACCCCGACGCCAACGAACAGGGCTTCTCCCTCCGCACGGCGGGAACGCGTCGCCGACACCCGCTGGACTTCGACGGGTTGACGCTGATCGGCTTCCGGAAGGAGAGTCAAGAATCGATGAAGCCGCTCTAA
- the cas1e gene encoding type I-E CRISPR-associated endonuclease Cas1e codes for MLPRIADSLSFLYLDVVRVQQDDTGVCAEITSERHGTETVYLPTAALSCVLLGPGTSITARALSTLARHGTTVLVVGSGGVRCYAATLPDSLTTSWLERQVRAWADDGQRLGVARAMYEKRFGSGTVPADASLFQLRGFEGARVKAHYQLLAKQYKIGRFRRNYDPESWEDQDPVNLALSAANTCLYGIVHAAIVALGCSPALGYVHSGNQQAFVYDVADLYKAQLTIPLAFSLHASTNPEAQARRSFRDGLRLFKLLPRIVADIQQLLDPAGDYEIEDPDEQLVDLWDPIAGAIPGGVNHGGGDMRDERPHPWHP; via the coding sequence ATGCTGCCGCGCATCGCCGACTCCCTGTCGTTCCTGTACCTCGACGTCGTCCGTGTGCAGCAGGACGACACCGGCGTCTGCGCGGAGATCACCAGCGAACGCCACGGCACCGAGACCGTCTACCTGCCCACGGCCGCGCTGAGTTGCGTGCTGCTCGGCCCCGGGACGTCCATCACCGCCCGGGCCCTGTCCACCCTGGCTCGCCACGGGACCACGGTTCTGGTCGTGGGCTCCGGCGGCGTCCGCTGTTACGCGGCGACGCTGCCGGACTCCCTCACCACCAGTTGGTTGGAGCGCCAGGTCCGAGCCTGGGCGGACGACGGACAACGCCTGGGTGTCGCGCGGGCGATGTACGAGAAGCGGTTCGGGAGCGGAACGGTCCCGGCCGACGCCTCGCTCTTCCAACTGCGCGGCTTCGAGGGCGCGCGGGTCAAGGCGCACTACCAACTCCTCGCGAAGCAGTACAAGATCGGCCGTTTCCGCCGCAACTACGACCCGGAGTCCTGGGAGGACCAGGACCCGGTGAACCTCGCGCTCTCGGCAGCCAACACCTGCCTGTACGGGATCGTTCACGCGGCCATCGTCGCCCTGGGCTGCTCCCCGGCGCTCGGCTATGTCCACAGCGGCAACCAGCAGGCGTTCGTGTACGACGTCGCCGACCTGTACAAGGCGCAGCTCACGATCCCACTGGCGTTCTCGCTCCACGCCTCCACCAACCCGGAGGCCCAGGCCCGCCGTTCGTTCCGGGACGGACTGCGGCTGTTCAAGCTGCTGCCGCGCATCGTCGCCGACATCCAACAACTGCTGGACCCGGCGGGCGATTACGAGATCGAGGACCCCGACGAGCAGCTCGTCGACCTCTGGGATCCCATCGCCGGCGCCATCCCCGGCGGGGTCAACCACGGGGGCGGAGACATGAGAGACGAGAGGCCGCACCCATGGCATCCATGA
- the cas6e gene encoding type I-E CRISPR-associated protein Cas6/Cse3/CasE, which yields MTVWLSRLTLNPRSRAVRADLGSSKAAINLHRRVMSLFPETEGDDARAQFGVLFRVEDTPQGYAVLVQSAHEPDPARLPEGYGALRSRPLDPLLDALKPGRRIRYRCVANAVRRPGATTRELYQLKAVVPLSGRVADEWWQRKATAAGLDVESVLSHPVDTVRGPRGTSGEAAKQHMRHHRTQFDGIATITDADQLRKRIIAGLGRAKSYGCGLLTIAPAGGAS from the coding sequence GTGACCGTCTGGCTCAGCCGACTCACGCTCAATCCGCGTTCCCGCGCGGTCCGAGCCGACCTGGGGAGCAGCAAAGCGGCGATCAACCTGCATCGACGCGTGATGTCCCTCTTCCCGGAGACCGAGGGCGACGACGCGCGCGCCCAGTTCGGCGTGCTGTTCCGCGTCGAGGACACACCCCAGGGGTACGCCGTCCTGGTCCAGAGCGCCCACGAGCCCGATCCCGCCCGCCTGCCCGAGGGCTACGGCGCGCTGCGGAGCAGGCCCCTCGACCCGCTGCTCGACGCGCTCAAGCCGGGGCGCCGGATTCGCTACCGCTGCGTGGCCAACGCCGTGCGCCGCCCCGGGGCGACCACCCGCGAGCTGTATCAGCTGAAGGCGGTCGTGCCGCTGAGCGGGCGGGTCGCCGACGAGTGGTGGCAACGAAAGGCGACCGCCGCCGGCCTGGACGTCGAAAGCGTGCTCTCCCACCCGGTCGACACGGTGCGCGGCCCGCGCGGCACCTCGGGCGAGGCGGCGAAGCAGCACATGCGGCACCACCGCACCCAGTTCGACGGGATCGCGACGATCACGGACGCGGACCAGCTGCGGAAACGGATCATCGCGGGCCTTGGCCGCGCAAAGTCCTACGGCTGTGGGCTGTTGACGATCGCACCGGCCGGGGGCGCGTCATGA
- the cas5e gene encoding type I-E CRISPR-associated protein Cas5/CasD, with translation MTSSKAEGRPGLLLRLAGPLQSWGEKSHFTDRDTARFPTRSGVIGMLAAALGRKRGEPLDDLTALSLTVREDRPGVMMTDLHTVGGGLPNRDTVTTAEGKKRGGATATLLSRRAYLADAVFTAALTSTPGGPDAEALSRYAEALREPRWPFYLGRRSCPPEGPVLLAQSERPLEELVRLPVSAERVRGAGPLNLVFLSDQPLDVLPVPDEWASSPADESARPTSTINDDPRSFHPKRRTYRVRPLYRRTVAVPEERFAGLGAPYLVVLEKHLAEYRAPSEEGVTP, from the coding sequence GTGACCAGCTCGAAAGCCGAAGGCCGGCCGGGTCTGCTGCTGCGGTTGGCCGGTCCGCTCCAGTCCTGGGGCGAGAAGAGCCACTTCACGGATCGGGACACCGCGCGTTTTCCGACCCGTTCGGGCGTCATCGGGATGCTCGCCGCCGCCCTCGGCCGCAAGCGCGGCGAGCCGCTGGACGACCTGACGGCCCTCTCGCTGACCGTGCGCGAGGACCGGCCGGGCGTCATGATGACCGACCTGCACACGGTGGGCGGCGGCCTGCCGAACCGCGACACCGTCACCACCGCCGAGGGCAAGAAGCGCGGTGGGGCGACCGCCACCCTGCTCAGCCGGCGCGCGTACCTCGCCGACGCGGTGTTCACCGCCGCGCTGACGAGCACTCCCGGCGGGCCGGACGCGGAGGCCCTGAGCCGGTACGCCGAGGCGCTCCGCGAGCCGCGTTGGCCGTTCTACCTCGGTCGGCGCTCCTGCCCGCCCGAGGGTCCTGTGTTGCTGGCGCAGAGCGAGCGCCCGCTGGAGGAGCTGGTCAGGCTGCCCGTCTCGGCCGAACGTGTCAGGGGCGCGGGGCCGTTGAACCTCGTCTTCCTCTCCGACCAGCCCCTGGACGTGCTGCCGGTACCCGACGAGTGGGCGTCATCTCCGGCCGACGAATCCGCGCGGCCGACCAGCACGATCAACGACGACCCCCGTTCCTTTCACCCGAAACGGCGGACCTACCGGGTGCGTCCGCTCTACCGCCGCACCGTCGCCGTTCCCGAGGAAAGGTTCGCCGGGCTGGGCGCCCCCTACCTCGTCGTGTTGGAGAAGCACCTGGCGGAGTATCGGGCGCCGTCCGAGGAAGGGGTGACCCCGTGA
- the cas7e gene encoding type I-E CRISPR-associated protein Cas7/Cse4/CasC — protein MEKTVSATPRPARFIDIHVLQSVPFANLNRDDTNSVKTVQYGNAQRTRVSSQSWKRAAREKFQEEIGERALRTRRIGERVTRELAETRGWPLPLAERGGAHVAAGSSIKFELAKEKQKEGAEGGAAKKDAKVVVPNKVFTNALVYVPETAVRELADIAEEHREKLESAKDIKKPADKSVLPQPTIDGVLKARNGVINLFGRMLAEVDDAGVDGAVQVAHAMTTHETDVEFDYFSAVDDISQEWNDATGSGHMGHGQYSAGTFYRFATIDLEELAGNLGDDPASVRELTGAFLATFVESLPGAKKNSTAPYTPPGLIHLAVRADRPLSFAAAFEKPVTSSRGEGFEEPSVARLTAYAAQANKMLGSRRLLASGWTSIGHEDAQHVGDRYDGIEELVEATLRGALGEKTGEVSS, from the coding sequence ATGGAGAAGACCGTGTCCGCAACACCTCGTCCCGCTCGCTTCATCGACATCCACGTGCTCCAGTCGGTCCCCTTCGCCAACCTGAACAGGGACGACACGAATTCGGTGAAGACCGTCCAGTACGGCAACGCCCAGCGCACACGGGTGAGTAGCCAGTCCTGGAAGCGTGCGGCGCGGGAGAAGTTCCAGGAGGAGATCGGCGAACGAGCCCTCCGCACGCGCCGGATCGGCGAGCGCGTCACGCGCGAGCTGGCGGAGACGCGCGGCTGGCCGCTGCCTCTCGCGGAACGCGGCGGCGCCCATGTGGCCGCCGGCAGCAGCATCAAGTTCGAGCTGGCGAAGGAGAAGCAGAAGGAAGGCGCCGAGGGCGGCGCCGCGAAGAAGGACGCCAAGGTGGTCGTCCCCAACAAGGTGTTCACCAACGCGCTGGTGTACGTCCCGGAGACCGCCGTGCGCGAGCTGGCGGACATCGCCGAGGAACACCGCGAGAAGCTGGAGTCCGCCAAGGACATCAAGAAGCCCGCCGACAAGAGCGTGCTGCCCCAGCCGACGATCGACGGTGTGCTGAAGGCGCGCAACGGCGTGATCAACCTCTTCGGCCGCATGCTCGCCGAGGTCGACGACGCCGGCGTGGACGGCGCCGTCCAGGTCGCACACGCGATGACCACCCACGAGACCGACGTGGAGTTCGACTACTTCTCGGCCGTGGACGACATCAGCCAGGAGTGGAACGACGCCACCGGCAGCGGTCACATGGGGCACGGCCAGTACAGCGCCGGCACGTTCTACCGCTTCGCCACCATCGACCTGGAGGAGCTGGCGGGCAACCTCGGTGACGACCCCGCGAGCGTGCGTGAGCTGACCGGCGCCTTCCTCGCGACGTTCGTCGAGTCGTTGCCCGGCGCCAAGAAGAACTCCACCGCCCCGTACACCCCTCCCGGGCTCATCCATCTCGCCGTCCGCGCCGACCGCCCGCTCTCCTTCGCCGCCGCCTTCGAGAAGCCGGTGACGTCCTCGCGCGGTGAGGGCTTCGAGGAGCCCTCCGTCGCCCGGCTGACGGCGTACGCGGCGCAGGCCAACAAGATGTTGGGAAGCCGGCGACTGCTGGCCTCCGGCTGGACCAGCATCGGGCACGAGGACGCCCAGCACGTGGGGGACCGGTACGACGGCATCGAGGAGCTGGTCGAGGCCACGCTGCGCGGCGCCCTGGGCGAGAAGACCGGTGAGGTCTCCTCGTGA
- the casB gene encoding type I-E CRISPR-associated protein Cse2/CasB, which translates to MITTESPKPDRAAKHRQKLVEYVTWIDRTCSENPGARVALRAGLRQNINNRSTFAMNRYIAPWLPENASDATQRAYFTVAALIASRPRAAENEDDEDENEDGAPDGASAERSDNGVQRPESGPDSTDAPAGDEAEPAVPAEAPERWGPSLGSAFAEAVAEAPGRDREMRESAAESRLNMLTRQGASGIHRSLPASVLYLRQLDVPVDWAQLLADLIAWPDHSGRIARRWLQDYYRRRHRDANQAGGDEGSTPDSTEESPE; encoded by the coding sequence ATGATCACCACCGAGTCGCCGAAGCCCGACCGGGCGGCCAAGCACCGTCAGAAGCTCGTCGAGTACGTGACCTGGATCGACCGGACCTGTTCCGAGAACCCGGGCGCCCGTGTCGCACTCCGAGCCGGTCTTCGGCAGAACATCAACAACCGCAGCACCTTCGCGATGAACCGCTACATCGCCCCATGGCTGCCGGAGAACGCCTCCGACGCCACCCAGCGGGCCTACTTCACCGTCGCCGCGTTGATCGCCTCCCGCCCCCGGGCCGCCGAGAACGAGGACGACGAAGACGAGAACGAGGACGGGGCGCCGGACGGAGCGAGTGCCGAGCGTTCGGACAACGGCGTCCAGCGCCCCGAGAGCGGCCCCGACTCCACCGACGCCCCCGCCGGCGACGAGGCCGAGCCCGCCGTGCCGGCCGAGGCCCCCGAGCGCTGGGGGCCCAGCCTGGGCAGCGCCTTCGCCGAGGCCGTGGCGGAAGCCCCCGGCAGGGACCGGGAGATGAGGGAGAGCGCGGCGGAGAGTCGGTTGAACATGCTCACCCGACAGGGCGCAAGCGGCATTCACCGGAGCCTGCCCGCGTCCGTCCTCTATCTCCGTCAGCTCGACGTTCCCGTCGACTGGGCGCAGCTTCTGGCCGACCTCATCGCCTGGCCGGACCACTCCGGGCGAATCGCCCGGCGCTGGCTCCAGGACTACTACCGCCGTCGTCACCGCGACGCGAACCAGGCCGGCGGAGACGAGGGCTCCACCCCTGACTCCACCGAGGAGTCCCCGGAATAG